The following are encoded together in the Macadamia integrifolia cultivar HAES 741 chromosome 10, SCU_Mint_v3, whole genome shotgun sequence genome:
- the LOC122090585 gene encoding leucine-rich repeat extensin-like protein 6: MAAFGIQGQMLAVTVVRCIRLKDTEWRISRQDPYVCIEYGSTKVRTRTCTDGGTNPVYEEKFMFNLIEGLRELNINVWNSNTLSSDDFIGSGKVPLHKVLSQGFDDASWTIVDRKERFSGEVKLMLQYTHATERSMASNGNSASPAVAPPPGTTTPYPYPMSTTYYPAPSPYLSSYPPNGIAAYSSSPYHPTTLQAAYPPQPYPPPTQTYPPPTQTYPSQTYPRPTQIYPPPPPGYPQTYQQVPHPVIYQPWPY; this comes from the exons ATGGCGGCTTTTGGGATTCAAGGGCAGATGCTTGCTGTCACAG TTGTTAGATGTATCAGGTTAAAAGACACAGAATGGAGGATATCAAGGCAAGACCCATACGTCTGCATTGAGTATGGTAGCACCAAGGTCAGGACAAGAACCTGCACAG ATGGAGGAACAAACCCTGTTTACGAGGAGAAGTTTATGTTTAATCTCATTGAAGGGCTTCGAGAGCTAAATATCAATGTCTGGAATAGCAACACCTTAAGCAGTGACGACTTCATCGGTAGCGGAAA GGTTCCATTGCATAAGGTTCTTTctcagggatttgatgatgctTCATGGACAATAGTTGATAGAAAAGAAAg ATTTTCAGGAGAAGTCAAACTAATGTTGCAATACACCCATGCCACCGAG AGATCAATGGCAAGCAATGGTAATTCTGCTTCCCCGGCCGTGGCGCCACCACCAGGGACAACCACTCCTTACCCTTACCCGATGTCCACAACCTATTATCCTGCTCCATCACCTTACCTTTCTTCATATCCCCCTAATGGTATAGCAGCTTATTCATCCTCCCCATATCACCCAACTACATTACAAGCTGCCTATCCACCACAGCCATATCCACCACCCACACAAACATACCCACCGCCCACACAAACATATCCATCACAAACTTACCCACGACCCACACAAATATACCCACCACCTCCACCAGGCTATCCACAAACTTATCAACAAG TGCCACATCCAGTGATCTATCAACCATGGCCATACTGA
- the LOC122092222 gene encoding uncharacterized protein LOC122092222, translated as MSSRLMPLFPRLVSDEQGEQGVFQKGKIISSNISLASELANLMHSAVRGGGMGLKLDVQKAYDSLSWKFLFASLVKFGFSDKWISWIQLLLSSSRLSVLVNGGPVGFFPVGKGLRQGDPISPFSFILAEEVFCRGLKLLVRDGKLKSLPGPRGVSIPSHLFFADDIFIFMNASAKFVKNLQDFLEKYQAFSGKNFNLDKSSLFFGKVAPHRKQYISSLIGIKSERLPTKYLGVEIFKGRVRGSHLLPLLDKIKSKLAGWKGNMKVTKKIVVNWDDVCKPKQEGGLGIRRLRDVNFACLAKLTCQIKHEESFRRWVKLNSDSCSLGNPGKAGGGGLLRNDKAEVLYNYKEFLQIGTNFEAEFQAIIAGIEAANRLGVQS; from the exons ATGTCCTCCAGGCTTATGCCTCTTTTTCCGCGATTAGTCTCAGATGAGCAAGGTGAGCAGGGTGTATTCCAGAAGGGTAAGATTATTTCTTCCAATATTAGTCTAGCCTCGGAGCTGGCAAATCTTATGCATTCCGCTGTGAGGGGTGGAGGCATGGGATTGAAATTGGACGTGCAGAAGGCATATGACTCCTTATCATGGAAATTCCTTTTTGCCTCATTGGTAAAGTTTGGTTTCTCGGACAAatggatctcttggatccaGCTTCTTTTAAGCTCTTCCAGGTTATCTGTTTTAGTGAACGGAGGGCCAGTAGGTTTCTTCCCAGTGGGCAAAGGTCTGAGACAAGGAGATCCTATCTCTCCATTCTCATTTATTTTGGCAGAGGAGGTGTTCTGCAGAGGTTTGAAGTTGTTAGTAAGGGATGGGAAGCTGAAGTCTCTCCCGGGACCTCGAGGTGTGTCCATTCCCTCTCATTTATTTTTCGcagatgatatatttatttttatgaatgcttctGCAAAATTTGTGAAGAATCTCCAAGATTTCCTAGAAAAATATCAAGCTTTTTCAGGGAAAAATTTCAATCTGGATAAAAGTAGCCTGTTTTTTGGGAAGGTGGCACCCCACAGGAAACAATATATTTCTTCTCTGATAGGTATAAAATCAGAGAGGCTTCCGACGAAGTATCTAggtgtggaaattttcaagggaaggGTGAGAGGATCTCATCTATTACCTTTGCTAGATAAGATAAAAAGTAAGCTAGCTGGATGGAAGG GTAATATGAAGGTCACAAAGAAAATAGTGGTGAACTGGGACGATGTCTGCAAACCAAAACAGGAAGGGGGGTTAGGCATTCGCAGACTGCGAGATGTAAATTTTGCCTGTCTAGCAAAGTTGACTTGCCAGATTAAGCATGAGGAGTCCTTTAGAA GATGGGTCAAATTAAATTCTGATAGCTGCTCGTTGGGCAATCCGGGAAAAGCAGGTGGGGGAGGTCTTCTACGCAATGATAAGGCTGAAGTGTTATATAATTACAAAGAGTTCCTTCAAATTGGCACAAATTTTGAGGCGGAATTCCAGGCTATTATCGCAGGAATTGAAGCTGCAAACCGATTGGGGGTGCAAAGTtaa